CTGCCATATTGACGAGTAAGCCGCTAACCATGGCCGACATGAAGGGAAAGGTGGATCCGGATTGGTGTCCGGGATGCGGCGATTTCGGCGTGCTCGCCGCGCTGCAAAAAGCCTTAGTCGAACTGCAGATCCCAAGCCACAACGTGGTTGCGATCAGCGGCATCGGCTGTTCGTCGAATCTTCCCGGTTACATCAACACTTATGGGATGCACACGCTACATGGACGCGCTTTGGCCGTTGCGACGGGCGTGAAGCAAGCGAATCACGAACTGACAGTGATCGTGACCGGTGGTGACGGAGACGGCTTTGGTATTGGCGGCAATCACTTCGTCCACACCATGCGACGCAACGTGGATCTCCTCTACATCGTGATGGACAATCAGATTTATGGGCTTACCACCGGCCAGACTTCTCCTACCAGCCGCCTGGGCATGAAAACAAAGAGCATGCCCTTCGGCAATATCGAGGCTCCGGTGAACCCGATCACGATGGCTCTCGCCGCCGGCGCGACGTTCATCGCCCGTGGCTTCAGCG
The sequence above is a segment of the Acidobacteriota bacterium genome. Coding sequences within it:
- a CDS encoding 2-oxoacid ferredoxin oxidoreductase; translated protein: MATAILTSKPLTMADMKGKVDPDWCPGCGDFGVLAALQKALVELQIPSHNVVAISGIGCSSNLPGYINTYGMHTLHGRALAVATGVKQANHELTVIVTGGDGDGFGIGGNHFVHTMRRNVDLLYIVMDNQIYGLTTGQTSPTSRLGMKTKSMPFGNIEAPVNPITMALAAGATFIARGFSAEQKHLTELIKHGIEHKGFSFIDVFSPCVTYNHDNTYQWFRPRVKKLEDDTTYDATDWTAAMERSILWGEEIPIGKFFERTDLPALHAAEPVLNDGPLLHQDLRLPAEVTRGFIEELM